Proteins from a genomic interval of Nasonia vitripennis strain AsymCx chromosome 3, Nvit_psr_1.1, whole genome shotgun sequence:
- the LOC100679417 gene encoding mediator of RNA polymerase II transcription subunit 15 isoform X4 produces MLAVTLLLATLAASQRYQEDGNYINGEVYADYENEPQAQRPVHSPTPRSYNSAPAAQQRQQPAAPKPTPVAILKQINRHNEDGSYTYGFEGADGSFKIETKQANGEVKGKYGFVDDGGKVRVVEYGADQYGFQPSGEGITVAPPTLVDETTSKEALEAARYADYQEQQQQYQQPIARPAPARPTPAPVRQAPQAYQPQYTPQYQTQQQHTQAIYASAQQPRLAPKPAQPIFTPAEPQRPAHLNAALQSQLIQQQLYDDQPVASRNNYKNGPVQFGPAPVQEHQPRPQPQARSGGGGILDQLARDYALPAGGSAPLHDISFGYY; encoded by the exons ATG CTCGCGGTAACGCTGCTTCTGGCGACACTGGCTGCGAGTCAGCGTTATCAAGAGGACGGCAATTACATCAACGGCGAGGTGTACGCCGACTACGAGAACGAGCCGCAAGCACAGCGACCGGTTCACAGCCCGACGCCCCGTAGCTACAACTCGGCGCCGGCAGCTCAACAACGCCAGCAACCAGCCGCGCCCAAACCGACGCCCGTCGCCATCCTCAAGCAGATCAACAGGCACAACGAGGACGGCTCCTACACTTATGGCTTCGAGGGCGCCGATGGCTCCTTTAAG ATCGAGACCAAGCAAGCCAACGGCGAGGTAAAGGGCAAGTACGGTTTCGTCGACGACGGTGGCAAGGTCCGCGTGGTCGAGTACGGAGCTGACCAGTACGGTTTCCAACCGTCCGGTGAGGGTATCACCGTAGCTCCCCCGACTCTGGTCGATGAGACCACCAGCAAGGAGGCTCTGGAAGCTGCCAGGTACGCGGATTACcaggaacagcagcagcagtaccagCAGCCCATCGCCAGACCTGCTCCTGCCAG GCCAACGCCAGCCCCGGTTCGCCAAGCTCCCCAAGCTTACCAGCCCCAGTACACGCCGCAGTACcagacgcagcagcagcacacccAAGCTATCTACGCTTCGGCCCAGCAGCCTCGTTTAGCTCCCAAGCCAGCCCAGCCAATCTTCACCCCAGCCGAGCCCCAGAGGCCCGCACACCTCAACGCCGCTCTCCAGTCCCAGCTGATCCAGCAGCAGCTCTACGACGACCAGCCTGTTGCATCCCGGAACAACTACAAGAACGGACCAGTGCAGTTCGGACCCGCCCCCGTCCAGGAACACCAGCCACGACCCCAGCCTCAGGCCCGTAGCGGCGGTGGCGGTATCCTCGATCAACTCGCTAGGGATTACGCCCTGCCAGCGGGTGGCTCTGCGCCACTTCACGACATCAGCTTCGGCTACTACTAA
- the LOC100123247 gene encoding sodium-coupled monocarboxylate transporter 1, with protein sequence MANAHLVFGWIDYTLFGGLLGMSLLIGVYFGFFSKQDSTSEYLFGGRTMNYIPVAISILASFLSGITFLGIPTEVYLHGSQYFASVCSALFICLISTYIIMPTFYRLRVSSTFEYLEMRYSKAVRTFASVVYIISIFLYIPIVVYVPALAFSQVTGYNIHAITPVFSIVCITYTSMGGVKAVVWTDTIQFIFTIGGLISVLSLGIIAIGGVSEFWRLAEEGYRIKFFDMNPSPLKRDTFWAMSIGLTFTMLSRFGLGQKFVQRFLAIPNEANMKKAIIITTAGWGILQVACVIIGLLMYAQYHDCDPLKAHLIERSDQTLPYYVMDIAGHVSGLPGIFLAGLVSSALSTMSASLNTVSGLIYDTCIDRWIPESPKKDALSANIMKAISVLAGCITIGLIFVVEQLGTIFEVAFSLSSAMEGALLGLFLAGMLLPWIGKIGAFTGGLSSLIIMGWIVGGQQWHILNKRIRFSTLPTSAEACPYPLNETLLQENTTSTSPLPDLTPENEPMIIFHIAVLYFTLMGAVMVIVIGGITSHFASETDLSKVNPECVAPVVLRLLRNKFYTEVPAKETGVELNIVNGIKNEENVFSRYS encoded by the exons ATGGCGAACGCTCATCTCGTTTTCGGATGGATAGATTACACTTTATTTGGTGGCCTGCTGGGGATGAGTTTACTTATAGGTGTTTATTTTGGATTTTTTAGTAAGCAAGATAGCACTTCTGAATATCTTTTTGGTGGAAGAACTATGAACTATATTCCTGTAGCGATCAGTATACTTGCCAG TTTTCTGTCAGGGATCACGTTCCTAGGAATACCAACGGAGGTTTACCTACATGGCAGTCAATACTTCGCAAGCGTGTGTTCAGCTCTTTTCATATGTCTAATCTCTACGTACATAATAATGCCAACTTTCTACAGACTGAGAGTTTCCAGCACGTTTGAATATTTGGAAATGCGATATTCAAAGGCCGTACGGACTTTTGCCTCGGTTGTCTATATCATCTCTATCTTCCTGTACATACCTATCGTCGTTTATGTGCCAGCTCTCGCATTTTCACAAGTCACAGGCTACAACATCCACGCGATTACACCAGTTTTCAGCATTGTCTGCATCACTTATACCAGTATG ggTGGTGTCAAAGCTGTAGTTTGGACAGATACAATACAATTTATATTCACAATAGGAGGCTTGATATCAGTTTTATCACTCGGTATAATAGCGATAGGTGGGGTATCTGAATTTTGGAGATTAGCAGAAGAGGGATAtcgtattaaattttttga CATGAATCCGAGTCCCTTGAAACGAGATACATTTTGGGCAATGTCTATAGGATTAACTTTTACAATGCTTAGTCGGTTTGGCTTGGGACAAAAATTCGTGCAAAGATTTTTAGCAATTCCTAACGAAGCCAACATGAAAAA GGCTATCATCATAACTACTGCTGGTTGGGGAATATTACAAGTTGCATGCGTTATTATCGGGCTATTGATGTATGCTCAATATCACGATTGTGATCCACTTAAAGCCCAT TTGATAGAACGAAGTGACCAGACTCTTCCCTATTACGTGATGGACATAGCTGGGCATGTATCTGGATTACCAGGTATTTTTCTTGCCGGTTTGGTAAGCTCAGCACTGTCCACAATGAGCGCCAGTTTGAACACTGTCTCCGGCCTTATTTACGACACTTGCATTGATCGATGGATTCCTGAAAGTCCTAAGAAAGATGCTTTGTCTGCAAATATCATGAAG GCAATATCGGTCCTAGCAGGCTGTATAACCATTGGCTTGATCTTTGTGGTGGAGCAGTTGGGTACAATCTTTGAAGTAGCATTTAGCTTGTCGAGTGCGATGGAAGGAGCACTTTTAGGATTGTTTTTAGCAGGTATGCTTTTACCGTGGATCGGCAAAATTGGAGCATTTACAGGTGGTTTAAGTTCTTTGATAATCATGGGTTGGATCGTTGGTGGACAACAGTGGCACATTTTAAACAAAAGGATCCGCTTTTCTACGCTCCCAACTTCAGCTGAAGCCTGTCCTTATCCTCTAAACGAAACTCTCTTGCAAGAAAACACTACTTCTACCAGTCCACTGCCAGATCTTACCCCAGAGAACGAACCAATGATTATCTTTCACATTGCTGTATTGTACTTCACGCTTATGGGCGCCGTGATGGTCATTGTCATTGGTGGCATAACGAGTCACTTTGCAAGTGAAACTGATTTATCGAAGGTTAATCCAGAATGCGTCGCACCCGTTGTCCTAAG ATTGTTGCGGAATAAATTTTACACGGAAGTACCTGCAAAAGAAACTGGTGTTGAACTAAATATAGTTAATGGAATAAAGAACGAAGAAAATGTGTTCAGTAGATACTCCTAG
- the LOC100679417 gene encoding uncharacterized protein LOC100679417 isoform X2, which yields MLAVTLLLATLAASQRYQEDGNYINGEVYADYENEPQAQRPVHSPTPRSYNSAPAAQQRQQPAAPKPTPVAILKQINRHNEDGSYTYGFEGADGSFKIETKQANGEVKGKYGFVDDGGKVRVVEYGADQYGFQPSGEGITVAPPTLVDETTSKEALEAARYADYQEQQQQYQQPIARPAPARQGGLSHRPTPAPVRQAPQAYQPQYTPQYQTQQQHTQAIYASAQQPRLAPKPAQPIFTPAEPQRPAHLNAALQSQLIQQQLYDDQPVASRNNYKNGPVQFGPAPVQEHQPRPQPQARSGGGGILDQLARDYALPAGGSAPLHDISFGYY from the exons ATG CTCGCGGTAACGCTGCTTCTGGCGACACTGGCTGCGAGTCAGCGTTATCAAGAGGACGGCAATTACATCAACGGCGAGGTGTACGCCGACTACGAGAACGAGCCGCAAGCACAGCGACCGGTTCACAGCCCGACGCCCCGTAGCTACAACTCGGCGCCGGCAGCTCAACAACGCCAGCAACCAGCCGCGCCCAAACCGACGCCCGTCGCCATCCTCAAGCAGATCAACAGGCACAACGAGGACGGCTCCTACACTTATGGCTTCGAGGGCGCCGATGGCTCCTTTAAG ATCGAGACCAAGCAAGCCAACGGCGAGGTAAAGGGCAAGTACGGTTTCGTCGACGACGGTGGCAAGGTCCGCGTGGTCGAGTACGGAGCTGACCAGTACGGTTTCCAACCGTCCGGTGAGGGTATCACCGTAGCTCCCCCGACTCTGGTCGATGAGACCACCAGCAAGGAGGCTCTGGAAGCTGCCAGGTACGCGGATTACcaggaacagcagcagcagtaccagCAGCCCATCGCCAGACCTGCTCCTGCCAG GCAAGGTGGTCTATCTCATAGGCCAACGCCAGCCCCGGTTCGCCAAGCTCCCCAAGCTTACCAGCCCCAGTACACGCCGCAGTACcagacgcagcagcagcacacccAAGCTATCTACGCTTCGGCCCAGCAGCCTCGTTTAGCTCCCAAGCCAGCCCAGCCAATCTTCACCCCAGCCGAGCCCCAGAGGCCCGCACACCTCAACGCCGCTCTCCAGTCCCAGCTGATCCAGCAGCAGCTCTACGACGACCAGCCTGTTGCATCCCGGAACAACTACAAGAACGGACCAGTGCAGTTCGGACCCGCCCCCGTCCAGGAACACCAGCCACGACCCCAGCCTCAGGCCCGTAGCGGCGGTGGCGGTATCCTCGATCAACTCGCTAGGGATTACGCCCTGCCAGCGGGTGGCTCTGCGCCACTTCACGACATCAGCTTCGGCTACTACTAA
- the LOC100679417 gene encoding mediator of RNA polymerase II transcription subunit 15 isoform X3 has protein sequence MRTLGTLAVTLLLATLAASQRYQEDGNYINGEVYADYENEPQAQRPVHSPTPRSYNSAPAAQQRQQPAAPKPTPVAILKQINRHNEDGSYTYGFEGADGSFKIETKQANGEVKGKYGFVDDGGKVRVVEYGADQYGFQPSGEGITVAPPTLVDETTSKEALEAARYADYQEQQQQYQQPIARPAPARPTPAPVRQAPQAYQPQYTPQYQTQQQHTQAIYASAQQPRLAPKPAQPIFTPAEPQRPAHLNAALQSQLIQQQLYDDQPVASRNNYKNGPVQFGPAPVQEHQPRPQPQARSGGGGILDQLARDYALPAGGSAPLHDISFGYY, from the exons ATGCGCACCCTCGGAACG CTCGCGGTAACGCTGCTTCTGGCGACACTGGCTGCGAGTCAGCGTTATCAAGAGGACGGCAATTACATCAACGGCGAGGTGTACGCCGACTACGAGAACGAGCCGCAAGCACAGCGACCGGTTCACAGCCCGACGCCCCGTAGCTACAACTCGGCGCCGGCAGCTCAACAACGCCAGCAACCAGCCGCGCCCAAACCGACGCCCGTCGCCATCCTCAAGCAGATCAACAGGCACAACGAGGACGGCTCCTACACTTATGGCTTCGAGGGCGCCGATGGCTCCTTTAAG ATCGAGACCAAGCAAGCCAACGGCGAGGTAAAGGGCAAGTACGGTTTCGTCGACGACGGTGGCAAGGTCCGCGTGGTCGAGTACGGAGCTGACCAGTACGGTTTCCAACCGTCCGGTGAGGGTATCACCGTAGCTCCCCCGACTCTGGTCGATGAGACCACCAGCAAGGAGGCTCTGGAAGCTGCCAGGTACGCGGATTACcaggaacagcagcagcagtaccagCAGCCCATCGCCAGACCTGCTCCTGCCAG GCCAACGCCAGCCCCGGTTCGCCAAGCTCCCCAAGCTTACCAGCCCCAGTACACGCCGCAGTACcagacgcagcagcagcacacccAAGCTATCTACGCTTCGGCCCAGCAGCCTCGTTTAGCTCCCAAGCCAGCCCAGCCAATCTTCACCCCAGCCGAGCCCCAGAGGCCCGCACACCTCAACGCCGCTCTCCAGTCCCAGCTGATCCAGCAGCAGCTCTACGACGACCAGCCTGTTGCATCCCGGAACAACTACAAGAACGGACCAGTGCAGTTCGGACCCGCCCCCGTCCAGGAACACCAGCCACGACCCCAGCCTCAGGCCCGTAGCGGCGGTGGCGGTATCCTCGATCAACTCGCTAGGGATTACGCCCTGCCAGCGGGTGGCTCTGCGCCACTTCACGACATCAGCTTCGGCTACTACTAA
- the LOC100679417 gene encoding uncharacterized protein LOC100679417 isoform X1, translated as MRTLGTLAVTLLLATLAASQRYQEDGNYINGEVYADYENEPQAQRPVHSPTPRSYNSAPAAQQRQQPAAPKPTPVAILKQINRHNEDGSYTYGFEGADGSFKIETKQANGEVKGKYGFVDDGGKVRVVEYGADQYGFQPSGEGITVAPPTLVDETTSKEALEAARYADYQEQQQQYQQPIARPAPARQGGLSHRPTPAPVRQAPQAYQPQYTPQYQTQQQHTQAIYASAQQPRLAPKPAQPIFTPAEPQRPAHLNAALQSQLIQQQLYDDQPVASRNNYKNGPVQFGPAPVQEHQPRPQPQARSGGGGILDQLARDYALPAGGSAPLHDISFGYY; from the exons ATGCGCACCCTCGGAACG CTCGCGGTAACGCTGCTTCTGGCGACACTGGCTGCGAGTCAGCGTTATCAAGAGGACGGCAATTACATCAACGGCGAGGTGTACGCCGACTACGAGAACGAGCCGCAAGCACAGCGACCGGTTCACAGCCCGACGCCCCGTAGCTACAACTCGGCGCCGGCAGCTCAACAACGCCAGCAACCAGCCGCGCCCAAACCGACGCCCGTCGCCATCCTCAAGCAGATCAACAGGCACAACGAGGACGGCTCCTACACTTATGGCTTCGAGGGCGCCGATGGCTCCTTTAAG ATCGAGACCAAGCAAGCCAACGGCGAGGTAAAGGGCAAGTACGGTTTCGTCGACGACGGTGGCAAGGTCCGCGTGGTCGAGTACGGAGCTGACCAGTACGGTTTCCAACCGTCCGGTGAGGGTATCACCGTAGCTCCCCCGACTCTGGTCGATGAGACCACCAGCAAGGAGGCTCTGGAAGCTGCCAGGTACGCGGATTACcaggaacagcagcagcagtaccagCAGCCCATCGCCAGACCTGCTCCTGCCAG GCAAGGTGGTCTATCTCATAGGCCAACGCCAGCCCCGGTTCGCCAAGCTCCCCAAGCTTACCAGCCCCAGTACACGCCGCAGTACcagacgcagcagcagcacacccAAGCTATCTACGCTTCGGCCCAGCAGCCTCGTTTAGCTCCCAAGCCAGCCCAGCCAATCTTCACCCCAGCCGAGCCCCAGAGGCCCGCACACCTCAACGCCGCTCTCCAGTCCCAGCTGATCCAGCAGCAGCTCTACGACGACCAGCCTGTTGCATCCCGGAACAACTACAAGAACGGACCAGTGCAGTTCGGACCCGCCCCCGTCCAGGAACACCAGCCACGACCCCAGCCTCAGGCCCGTAGCGGCGGTGGCGGTATCCTCGATCAACTCGCTAGGGATTACGCCCTGCCAGCGGGTGGCTCTGCGCCACTTCACGACATCAGCTTCGGCTACTACTAA